From a single Sulfolobus sp. E5-1-F genomic region:
- a CDS encoding ATP-binding protein produces MFDPASFVEEIGPQLKQKIGNEKVLAAVSGGVDSTTAAVLAYNLLGSNVIPVLIDTGFLRKNEAEKIKVYLSNVLPNLIIVDKRETFISEIEGIEEAEAKRKKFRELFYSTISSLMKKFNAKYLMQGTIAADWVETQGGIKTQHNVLVQIGIDTEKEWGFTLIEPLADLYKNEVRELARYLKLPKEISERQPFPGPGLLVRAIGKLTREKLEVVKEATDIVERHLDPFNYSQYFAVSFESDGSFVNLDGIKAFLYKAKATGVKGDVRAYGSIAKIKCNDINVVKDFVDNLVKYDITHVLCSLDEKGNGKYSVAIRAVITEDFMTADYARIPKEVLDKISSEILQKIPNVKEVLYDVTSKPPATIEFE; encoded by the coding sequence ATGTTTGATCCTGCTTCGTTTGTTGAGGAAATAGGACCTCAGCTGAAACAGAAGATTGGTAATGAGAAAGTCTTAGCTGCAGTGAGTGGTGGTGTAGATAGTACTACGGCAGCAGTTTTAGCTTATAATTTGTTGGGCAGCAATGTGATTCCAGTATTGATAGATACTGGATTTTTAAGGAAAAATGAAGCTGAAAAAATTAAAGTTTATTTAAGTAATGTTCTACCTAACCTTATTATAGTAGATAAGAGGGAAACATTTATTTCTGAGATAGAGGGAATAGAAGAAGCTGAAGCGAAAAGGAAGAAATTTAGAGAACTATTCTATTCAACCATTTCATCATTAATGAAAAAGTTCAATGCAAAGTATTTAATGCAAGGAACGATAGCAGCTGATTGGGTAGAAACGCAAGGCGGAATAAAGACACAACACAATGTTCTAGTTCAAATAGGTATAGACACAGAGAAGGAGTGGGGCTTTACACTAATTGAACCATTGGCAGACCTTTATAAGAATGAGGTTAGAGAATTAGCTAGATATCTTAAATTACCTAAAGAAATCTCAGAGAGGCAACCATTTCCTGGCCCTGGCCTCCTAGTAAGAGCAATCGGTAAATTAACCAGGGAAAAGTTAGAAGTTGTGAAAGAGGCTACTGATATAGTTGAAAGACATTTAGATCCTTTTAACTATTCACAATACTTTGCGGTTTCCTTTGAATCTGATGGTAGTTTTGTAAATTTGGACGGTATTAAGGCATTTTTATATAAGGCGAAGGCTACTGGAGTTAAGGGTGATGTTAGAGCTTATGGTAGCATAGCAAAAATTAAGTGTAATGATATTAATGTTGTAAAAGACTTTGTCGATAACCTAGTTAAGTATGATATTACTCATGTATTATGCTCCTTAGATGAAAAGGGTAATGGGAAATACAGTGTTGCAATAAGGGCAGTTATTACGGAAGACTTCATGACTGCTGACTATGCTAGAATACCTAAAGAAGTTCTAGATAAAATTAGTTCTGAAATATTACAAAAAATACCTAATGTGAAAGAAGTACTTTACGATGTTACTTCTAAGCCACCTGCGACTATTGAGTTCGAGTGA
- the cobS gene encoding adenosylcobinamide-GDP ribazoletransferase, producing MRLKRILALFSFFTAIPVRSNASLEEIAEYSYISPLIIGISLALIESVVYALLYKILGDLAGIVLLGVIEILRGFNHLDGLLDLGDALMTKGDRERKIKALKDVEIGSGGIGLLLVYLSIQIVALIKLGFFSLYAILYLISSNVLSVSISLYIVSTIRPIPESNLGKIFHNKLEGKSIVLLLESIPFISLYNVIVFLVFYVIMYKICGSLGGSSGDIAGASITLSFPLFLLTNEITNLNYSLLSILCYLFLHLH from the coding sequence ATGCGATTAAAAAGAATACTTGCGTTGTTCTCGTTTTTTACCGCAATTCCAGTTAGGAGTAACGCGTCGTTAGAGGAAATTGCAGAATATTCCTACATATCGCCACTAATTATTGGCATATCGTTAGCATTAATAGAAAGTGTAGTGTATGCTCTCTTATATAAAATTCTTGGAGATCTTGCTGGAATAGTATTACTAGGTGTAATAGAAATACTTAGGGGATTTAATCATCTAGACGGTTTATTGGACTTAGGAGACGCATTAATGACAAAAGGAGATAGGGAGAGGAAGATAAAAGCATTAAAGGATGTTGAAATAGGTTCTGGAGGTATAGGTTTACTTTTAGTATATCTATCGATTCAAATAGTAGCGTTAATAAAGCTAGGTTTTTTCTCACTATACGCTATACTCTATCTAATCTCATCTAACGTACTCTCGGTGTCAATAAGCCTTTACATAGTTTCAACCATAAGACCAATTCCGGAAAGTAATTTAGGGAAAATCTTTCACAATAAATTGGAAGGAAAATCTATAGTATTACTTCTTGAATCAATTCCGTTTATTTCATTATATAATGTAATAGTTTTTCTAGTATTCTATGTAATAATGTATAAGATTTGTGGATCGCTTGGAGGATCTTCTGGTGATATAGCTGGTGCATCAATAACTCTTTCCTTCCCACTATTCCTATTAACCAATGAGATAACCAATTTAAATTACTCATTACTATCTATCCTGTGTTACTTATTCTTGCACTTGCATTGA
- the cutA gene encoding glyceraldehyde dehydrogenase subunit alpha, giving the protein MYVGKPIKRIEDSKFLTGRSTYVDDIEFPGTLFVAFLRSVKPHAKIKIRKTSDNIFTGEDINPGSDFPIPVEETTYVGQPLAMVVARDRYEAYDLLESIEIEYEELPFVIDPQEALKNDVKVYTKKESNIYEYKKWEAGNTEESLKEADLVINGELYNQRVIANPLETRGILAHFDGNRLNVWSSTQSAHYLRRNLMNFLGIDNIRVIQPDVGGAFGSKIIAHPEEYAVAKLALKLKRPLKWIPTRSEEMQSAGHGRDKRLRFKVGVKRDGTILGIEGTIIADLGAPYPDANDDEIGNVHSTIRMMLGPYRIQNVKIEEYAVNTNKAPTQSYRGAGRPEATYFIERIINIISLELGKDEFDIRERNLIRELPYKNALGITYDSGDYMGLLNKAREYYQSLKKEANVDECVGSSMYVEITAFGPWETARILAKSDGKIIIITGSGPHGQGDGTAFAQIVADVLEVPIENIEVRWGDTDIISDGIGTWGSRTLTIGGSAMYKAAEELKRRLIEVSAKMLNADAEEIEYKNGIFSHKKSGKSITLKEVIQNAYSMGYSLDITYVYNVTKPGYTVPYGVHMALVKVDKETGSVRVRKYVALDDVGKVVNPLLAEGQIIGGAVQGIGQAIYEEAIYSKEGYLLNSNLTDYGFPTAMEVPRIEWHYIEKGLSSHPTNSKGIGEAGAIASTPAVINAIEKCIGKRILKMPTKLEEVI; this is encoded by the coding sequence GTGTACGTTGGTAAACCCATCAAGCGAATTGAAGATTCTAAATTCTTAACTGGACGCTCAACATATGTTGATGATATAGAATTTCCAGGAACATTATTTGTGGCATTTCTTCGATCAGTTAAACCGCATGCCAAAATAAAAATAAGGAAGACCAGTGACAATATATTCACCGGTGAGGATATAAATCCCGGTAGTGATTTCCCAATACCAGTCGAGGAGACTACTTACGTTGGTCAACCATTAGCAATGGTAGTAGCAAGAGATAGATATGAGGCTTATGATTTATTGGAGAGTATAGAAATAGAGTACGAGGAATTACCTTTCGTTATCGATCCACAAGAGGCTTTAAAGAATGATGTAAAAGTTTACACTAAGAAGGAGTCTAACATTTACGAGTATAAGAAATGGGAAGCGGGAAACACTGAGGAGAGTCTTAAAGAGGCTGACCTAGTAATTAATGGAGAGTTATATAACCAGAGAGTAATAGCTAATCCCTTAGAAACCAGAGGTATTTTGGCTCACTTTGATGGAAATAGGTTAAATGTATGGTCATCTACCCAATCTGCACATTACTTAAGAAGAAACCTTATGAACTTTCTAGGAATTGATAACATAAGAGTGATTCAGCCAGATGTGGGAGGAGCTTTTGGGAGTAAAATAATAGCTCATCCGGAAGAATATGCCGTAGCTAAATTAGCCTTAAAATTGAAGAGACCTTTAAAGTGGATACCCACTCGCTCTGAGGAAATGCAGAGTGCCGGTCACGGAAGAGATAAGAGATTAAGGTTTAAGGTTGGAGTAAAGAGAGATGGCACAATACTAGGTATAGAAGGTACTATAATTGCTGATTTGGGTGCACCTTATCCAGATGCAAATGACGATGAAATAGGCAATGTTCACAGCACAATTAGAATGATGTTGGGACCTTATAGGATTCAAAACGTAAAGATAGAGGAATATGCAGTGAACACAAATAAGGCACCAACTCAGTCCTATAGGGGAGCTGGGAGACCTGAAGCTACATATTTTATAGAGAGAATAATTAACATAATTTCGTTAGAACTAGGAAAAGATGAATTTGACATAAGAGAAAGGAATTTGATTAGAGAATTACCGTACAAGAACGCCTTAGGTATAACCTATGATTCTGGGGATTATATGGGACTACTGAATAAAGCAAGAGAATATTACCAGTCGCTGAAAAAGGAAGCTAATGTGGATGAATGTGTAGGTTCAAGTATGTATGTAGAGATAACAGCATTTGGTCCCTGGGAGACCGCTAGAATTCTAGCTAAGAGTGATGGAAAGATTATAATAATAACTGGTAGCGGTCCGCATGGGCAAGGTGATGGAACTGCTTTTGCACAAATAGTGGCAGATGTTTTAGAGGTACCAATAGAGAACATTGAGGTTAGATGGGGAGATACAGATATAATTTCAGACGGAATTGGAACTTGGGGAAGTAGAACATTAACAATTGGAGGCTCAGCGATGTATAAGGCTGCTGAGGAATTAAAGAGAAGATTGATTGAGGTTAGTGCAAAAATGTTAAATGCAGATGCGGAAGAGATAGAATATAAAAATGGTATATTTTCTCATAAGAAGAGCGGTAAGAGTATTACTTTGAAGGAGGTAATCCAGAACGCCTATTCGATGGGGTATTCCTTAGATATAACTTATGTCTATAATGTGACTAAACCAGGTTACACTGTACCCTACGGAGTTCATATGGCCTTAGTTAAGGTAGATAAGGAGACTGGAAGTGTAAGAGTGAGAAAATACGTTGCGCTTGACGATGTAGGAAAAGTTGTAAATCCATTACTTGCTGAAGGCCAGATAATTGGTGGAGCTGTACAAGGGATAGGTCAGGCTATATATGAAGAGGCAATATATAGCAAGGAGGGATATTTACTAAATTCAAATCTAACTGACTATGGATTTCCAACTGCAATGGAAGTCCCAAGGATTGAGTGGCATTACATAGAAAAGGGGTTGTCAAGTCACCCTACTAATTCTAAAGGAATAGGTGAGGCTGGGGCAATTGCCTCAACTCCAGCAGTGATAAATGCGATAGAAAAGTGTATCGGAAAAAGAATACTCAAAATGCCTACAAAACTAGAAGAGGTTATTTGA
- a CDS encoding oligosaccharide flippase family protein: MDKKESVRVTRIGIINLLTRALGAPISFIFTLLVARYLSNPPYGIIYFATWQTLYVLTIGYFTIPANLFSLITSRYSAEKKNVGGIVIINLIAGIISGLVFAILVPYYISLTKLDVPIYFYSAISLIVLTYLLTVTNSIAQGRTPKIIGISALIFQILRLITGIIFMFIFNLSILAVILAYSIGYLAQILFNLFFIRANLKIDFMVAFSAVRKAVVYIANYIQYILEASMVWITLAIVKSDLVVAYFESAIIVSNIQIWSQAIYTGLMAKLAEDKNPSIISDSIRLYSIVGSLFLILIYIDGYGLLYKLRPEYTGAIFSLYILTFSNFIRGLYSIFYQSITMADPTLSVESKNEFKGHLFKLTTSNLLYSLLGLGISTALIYFFSSYSPYLLAAFMSVGIVVNSFSMLFTSYKTCKGIYNFSFPLREFLIPLSLGALSLPISMVYRPVSFLAMGVYAIIVISFFTLYNYAFNPYGRRLVIAIIREFKQRV, encoded by the coding sequence GTGGATAAAAAAGAGAGTGTGAGAGTTACAAGAATAGGTATTATTAACTTACTAACTAGGGCTTTAGGGGCGCCTATATCATTTATCTTCACGTTGTTAGTTGCAAGATACTTGTCAAATCCCCCTTATGGTATTATTTATTTTGCGACTTGGCAAACCTTGTATGTTCTCACAATAGGCTATTTTACAATACCCGCAAATCTATTCTCATTAATAACGTCAAGATATTCTGCAGAAAAAAAGAATGTGGGTGGGATAGTAATAATTAATTTGATCGCTGGAATTATTTCAGGTTTGGTTTTCGCTATTTTGGTCCCATACTATATTTCCTTAACCAAGCTTGATGTCCCTATCTATTTCTATTCTGCGATATCGCTAATCGTTCTAACCTATTTGCTGACTGTAACGAATTCGATAGCTCAAGGGAGAACGCCTAAGATAATTGGAATTTCCGCATTAATCTTTCAAATTTTGAGATTAATTACGGGAATTATATTCATGTTCATATTTAATCTCTCCATCTTGGCAGTAATCTTAGCCTATAGTATAGGTTATCTCGCTCAGATTTTATTTAATTTATTCTTCATAAGAGCTAATCTGAAGATTGACTTTATGGTAGCTTTTTCGGCTGTTAGAAAAGCGGTGGTATATATAGCGAATTATATTCAATATATTCTAGAAGCATCAATGGTATGGATTACTCTAGCTATCGTAAAATCAGATTTAGTAGTAGCATATTTTGAATCTGCCATTATAGTTAGTAATATCCAGATTTGGTCACAAGCAATATATACTGGCCTAATGGCTAAGCTAGCTGAAGACAAGAACCCATCTATAATTAGTGATTCAATTAGACTATACTCAATAGTGGGGAGTTTATTTTTAATTCTTATTTACATAGATGGTTATGGACTTTTATACAAACTAAGACCTGAATATACTGGGGCTATTTTCTCTCTCTATATTCTTACTTTTTCAAATTTCATAAGAGGTTTGTATAGTATCTTCTATCAAAGTATAACAATGGCTGATCCTACTTTATCAGTAGAATCTAAGAATGAATTCAAAGGTCACTTGTTTAAGCTGACTACTTCCAATTTACTTTACTCATTACTAGGTCTAGGAATTTCAACTGCACTGATTTACTTCTTTTCCTCTTACTCTCCTTATTTATTAGCAGCTTTCATGAGTGTTGGGATAGTAGTTAATTCGTTCTCGATGCTGTTTACTTCCTATAAAACATGTAAAGGAATTTATAATTTCAGTTTCCCATTAAGAGAATTTCTAATACCACTATCTTTAGGCGCACTTAGTCTGCCTATATCAATGGTCTATAGGCCAGTAAGTTTTCTTGCAATGGGGGTATATGCTATAATTGTAATTTCGTTCTTCACTCTATATAATTACGCTTTTAACCCATACGGTAGAAGGTTAGTAATAGCGATTATAAGAGAATTTAAGCAAAGAGTTTAA
- a CDS encoding cobalamin biosynthesis protein has protein sequence MLLILALALIWDLTISEPPIYIHPVVWTGKISEALIKPYKGYFYGALLWIISVLPPLFIFVYLPIAMPIPIYLKIIILVFSLKTTFSIKMLYEIVKKGSSLDDQARYYAQQIVRRDLSKSDKGHIASALIESLFESTVDGITSPIFWFLIFGMFGAMLQRLANTMDSMVGYKTIELRKEGWISAKIDTILNYLPARLTGMIMLTAGLILGLNVKQGWRALRETKMESVNAKYPIAIAAGLLNVSLEKIGHYRVGYGNLPDEKDIKNALRLFKLSLILYFLLILTIYYYLYGISLLGYPYGLIELI, from the coding sequence GTGTTACTTATTCTTGCACTTGCATTGATATGGGATCTTACGATTTCAGAACCACCTATTTATATACATCCTGTAGTTTGGACTGGGAAAATATCAGAAGCGTTAATTAAACCCTACAAGGGCTATTTCTACGGAGCTCTCTTGTGGATAATATCGGTTTTACCCCCATTATTTATTTTTGTATATTTACCAATAGCTATGCCAATTCCAATTTACCTTAAAATAATAATCTTAGTATTTTCATTAAAAACAACATTTTCAATCAAAATGCTTTATGAAATTGTGAAAAAAGGATCGAGCTTAGACGACCAAGCTAGGTACTATGCACAACAAATTGTCAGAAGAGATTTAAGTAAAAGCGATAAAGGTCATATAGCTTCTGCGCTAATCGAATCACTATTTGAGAGTACGGTAGATGGAATAACTTCCCCAATATTCTGGTTTCTTATCTTTGGAATGTTTGGAGCAATGTTACAAAGACTTGCAAATACAATGGATAGTATGGTAGGGTATAAGACTATAGAGCTTAGAAAAGAAGGTTGGATCTCGGCGAAAATCGACACTATACTTAATTATCTCCCAGCTAGGCTGACTGGAATGATAATGCTAACAGCAGGCTTAATCTTAGGACTTAACGTAAAACAAGGATGGAGAGCACTTAGAGAGACAAAAATGGAAAGTGTAAATGCTAAATACCCTATAGCTATTGCTGCAGGTTTACTAAACGTGAGTTTAGAAAAGATTGGACACTATAGAGTAGGATATGGAAATTTACCAGACGAAAAAGATATTAAAAATGCACTAAGGTTATTTAAATTAAGTCTAATCTTATACTTTCTTCTTATCCTAACTATATATTATTACCTTTATGGCATTTCCCTCCTTGGCTACCCTTACGGCCTCATTGAACTCATCTAA
- the htpX gene encoding zinc metalloprotease HtpX, whose product MNWEVAKLRLNMALATLGIVLLGFALALAVADYVFGAQFGVGLILSILVFIFFLNIIQWLFGPYMINWAYRTVEVTPTDPVYGWLYSTVAEVAKYNGFKEVPKVYIADVPFPNAFAYGSPIAGKRIAFTLPILKLLNREEIMAVAGHELGHLKHRDVELLMAVGLIPALIYYLGWWLFWGGLFSGGGGNGRGNNGGLLFLIGIAMMVVSFIFQLLVLSLNRMREAYADVNSALTVPGGKENLQLALAKLTLSMDPGALEKFKKKSTTNQMTSMLFFTNAVEEVPTWNARELVEIWKTTKVPWYADIFMDHPHPAKRIQLLEKVSKY is encoded by the coding sequence ATGAATTGGGAAGTAGCAAAATTAAGACTAAATATGGCACTAGCAACTTTGGGAATTGTTTTACTAGGATTTGCATTAGCATTAGCAGTTGCCGATTACGTGTTCGGAGCACAATTTGGAGTTGGGTTAATATTATCCATCTTAGTGTTTATATTCTTCCTTAACATTATTCAATGGTTATTCGGACCATACATGATAAACTGGGCATATAGAACGGTAGAGGTAACCCCTACTGATCCTGTTTATGGATGGTTATACAGTACAGTAGCCGAAGTTGCCAAATATAATGGATTTAAAGAAGTCCCAAAAGTGTATATTGCTGATGTACCATTTCCTAACGCTTTTGCATATGGAAGTCCAATAGCTGGTAAAAGAATAGCATTTACGTTACCAATATTAAAATTACTAAACAGAGAGGAAATAATGGCAGTAGCAGGTCATGAGCTAGGACATCTAAAACATAGAGATGTAGAATTACTAATGGCAGTAGGTCTGATTCCAGCTCTAATTTATTACTTAGGTTGGTGGTTATTCTGGGGAGGGTTATTTAGCGGTGGAGGAGGTAATGGAAGAGGAAATAATGGAGGGTTGCTTTTCTTAATAGGGATTGCTATGATGGTAGTAAGCTTCATTTTCCAATTACTTGTACTATCTCTAAATAGAATGAGAGAAGCATATGCAGATGTTAATTCAGCCTTAACGGTACCAGGTGGAAAAGAAAACTTACAGTTAGCCTTAGCTAAATTAACACTATCAATGGATCCTGGTGCATTAGAGAAATTTAAGAAAAAGAGTACTACCAATCAAATGACAAGTATGCTATTCTTCACAAATGCCGTTGAAGAAGTTCCAACATGGAATGCTAGAGAACTAGTGGAGATTTGGAAGACTACTAAAGTTCCATGGTATGCAGATATATTTATGGATCACCCACATCCTGCAAAAAGAATACAATTACTTGAAAAAGTTTCAAAATACTAA
- a CDS encoding CBS domain-containing protein: MKEEFVREYMKTNVITVSRNTELKEVTKIMADNNVGSVIVVDNGKPIGIITERDVVRAIGKGKGLDVKAEEIMTASLITIKEDSPITGALSLMRTYNIRHLPVIDHDGNLRGIISIRDIALAIDDILEG; the protein is encoded by the coding sequence ATGAAAGAAGAATTCGTAAGAGAATATATGAAAACCAATGTGATAACAGTAAGTAGAAACACTGAGCTTAAAGAAGTGACTAAAATAATGGCTGATAATAACGTAGGCTCAGTAATTGTGGTAGATAATGGGAAACCTATTGGTATAATAACAGAGCGTGATGTAGTTAGGGCAATCGGAAAAGGTAAAGGTTTAGATGTAAAGGCAGAAGAGATTATGACTGCCTCCCTTATAACTATCAAGGAAGATTCACCGATAACTGGTGCATTAAGTCTTATGAGAACATATAATATTAGACATTTACCAGTTATTGATCATGATGGAAACTTAAGGGGAATAATATCTATAAGAGATATTGCGCTTGCAATAGATGATATTTTAGAAGGCTAA
- a CDS encoding M48 family metalloprotease — MDLIITFGLLTLVILLEFIIVPAIMLKRTIRFSTIWNYPIYIVNSNEVNAYSLTSVWGKFIVITRGLVNGEDEEHIKAAIMHEVGHLKLNHHVKMSLYIISIIVTFSYLLNFNLFALIPFAFFALFMQRYFQRRFELSADKFALRFTNRRLLEDLIIKYNVKETTFLSTHPNIHVRLKNINQ, encoded by the coding sequence GTGGATTTAATTATTACTTTCGGTTTACTCACACTGGTTATTTTGCTTGAATTCATCATAGTACCTGCAATAATGCTTAAAAGGACAATAAGATTTTCCACCATATGGAATTATCCTATATATATTGTAAACTCTAATGAAGTAAATGCATACTCTCTGACCTCAGTTTGGGGAAAATTTATCGTTATAACTAGAGGATTAGTGAATGGAGAAGATGAGGAACATATAAAAGCAGCTATCATGCACGAAGTTGGGCATTTAAAGTTAAATCATCATGTTAAAATGAGCCTTTATATAATTTCGATAATCGTAACCTTTTCTTACCTTCTTAATTTTAATTTATTTGCATTAATTCCTTTTGCATTTTTCGCCTTGTTTATGCAAAGATATTTCCAAAGGAGATTTGAATTAAGTGCAGATAAATTTGCCTTAAGATTTACTAATAGAAGATTATTAGAAGATTTAATAATTAAATATAATGTGAAAGAAACTACGTTTTTATCTACACATCCTAATATTCACGTAAGGCTTAAAAACATCAACCAATAG
- a CDS encoding zinc-dependent dehydrogenase, producing the protein MVEGFSHMKSVVMENGKVKIKELPLPKLQQGDVLVKMKACGLCGTDIEKIYGQYTASQPILGHEPAGVIQESTVDWLKPGDRVFAHHHVPCYECYYCKKGSPTMCPYYRKTNLDPGGFSEYFRVPAWNVSRGGILKLPENVSFEEGAFIEPLATVIRAQRRVTINKDDTVFIVGIGPMGLLHAMMAKVNGAGTVIASDVSEYRVEFGYKVSIDYSFDARKVNVVDEVRKLTYGRGADVTIIASGSPSAIISGLNATRKGGRVLLFGVPYKGTILNYDISDLLNNEISIIPSNAAVEEDTREALSIIANKKIDVSKLITHRFPLDEFNEAVRVAKEGNAIKVIIYS; encoded by the coding sequence ATGGTGGAGGGATTCTCACACATGAAAAGTGTAGTTATGGAAAACGGAAAGGTCAAAATAAAAGAGCTGCCATTACCTAAACTGCAGCAAGGCGACGTATTAGTTAAAATGAAGGCTTGCGGATTGTGTGGGACTGACATAGAGAAGATTTATGGGCAATATACTGCATCGCAACCGATATTAGGCCATGAGCCAGCTGGAGTAATCCAAGAATCCACAGTGGATTGGTTAAAGCCTGGAGATAGAGTTTTTGCTCATCATCACGTTCCATGTTATGAATGCTACTATTGTAAAAAGGGAAGTCCAACGATGTGTCCATATTATAGAAAAACCAACTTAGATCCTGGTGGATTTTCGGAATACTTCAGAGTTCCAGCTTGGAACGTTTCAAGAGGTGGAATATTAAAGTTACCAGAAAATGTAAGCTTCGAAGAAGGTGCATTTATAGAGCCCTTAGCTACTGTTATTAGAGCACAAAGGAGAGTAACAATTAACAAGGATGATACAGTATTTATCGTTGGAATAGGTCCTATGGGGTTACTACATGCAATGATGGCTAAGGTAAATGGTGCGGGAACTGTTATAGCATCAGATGTAAGTGAGTACAGAGTTGAATTCGGATACAAGGTAAGTATTGATTATTCGTTTGACGCAAGGAAAGTTAATGTAGTGGATGAAGTTAGGAAATTAACTTATGGCAGAGGTGCTGATGTTACCATAATTGCTTCTGGTTCTCCTTCTGCAATCATCTCTGGTCTTAATGCTACTAGAAAAGGTGGTAGAGTTTTGTTATTTGGAGTGCCATATAAGGGAACGATACTTAATTATGACATTAGTGATCTCTTAAATAATGAAATTTCAATAATTCCTAGTAATGCTGCTGTGGAAGAGGACACAAGAGAAGCATTATCTATAATAGCTAACAAGAAAATTGATGTATCTAAGCTGATAACTCATAGATTTCCTTTAGATGAGTTCAATGAGGCCGTAAGGGTAGCCAAGGAGGGAAATGCCATAAAGGTAATAATATATAGTTAG
- a CDS encoding cobyric acid synthase produces the protein MSIIVASTMSDSGKSFVTTGLVRILNAKPLKIQNMSLNSISTWDGGEIAFIQAYQAWGAGIRPERYMNPILLKPMGRGVEVIFMGNSLGIMNGNEYYNLATNALWQKVSQLLTNNIVIEAAGGIGEPNFIDKDITAIKVMKEKGIPAILVLDIDKGGAFASAYGTYMMLPQSVRENLKGFIINKFRGDEKFLYDAIKWLEEKTGMRYLGYLPFLSEAPIMPEDSMNIYNFGEGDAEVVIIAYPYMSNFNEFYALAKSNAHVSFVRKPKEIAKADLVILPGSRNTLESLKWLVENGFVEYLRQKTRNILGICGGFQLLGKKLVDPYGIEAGYPIEYEGLGVFDLHIHYNMAKVISMSSGVSEYGEINGYEIRRGVVKYLNEKPLLEITLRNGEKVSVEDGARKGRIVGLSVHGSLFSDGMKKLLKEFNIDIYSQSMVDEIQQQAIRVEQFLRKYLHIDEIVEIYKQ, from the coding sequence GTGTCAATAATAGTAGCCTCAACCATGAGTGATTCAGGTAAATCGTTTGTAACCACTGGGCTAGTTAGGATTTTAAATGCAAAACCACTTAAAATTCAAAATATGTCTTTAAATAGTATTTCAACTTGGGACGGTGGAGAAATAGCGTTCATACAAGCTTACCAAGCATGGGGAGCTGGAATAAGACCAGAAAGGTATATGAACCCGATTTTGCTCAAACCAATGGGTAGAGGCGTTGAAGTAATCTTTATGGGAAACTCGCTTGGTATTATGAATGGTAATGAGTATTATAATTTAGCAACCAATGCATTGTGGCAAAAAGTATCACAACTCTTAACAAATAATATTGTAATAGAGGCTGCAGGAGGTATAGGAGAACCAAATTTTATTGATAAGGATATTACGGCAATAAAAGTAATGAAAGAGAAGGGAATTCCAGCTATTTTAGTATTAGATATAGACAAGGGAGGTGCGTTTGCATCAGCATATGGCACTTATATGATGCTTCCTCAATCCGTTAGAGAGAACTTGAAAGGATTCATTATTAACAAGTTTCGAGGAGACGAAAAGTTTCTATATGACGCTATAAAATGGCTTGAAGAGAAAACTGGGATGAGATATTTAGGTTATTTGCCTTTTCTCAGTGAGGCTCCTATAATGCCTGAAGATTCCATGAATATTTACAATTTTGGTGAGGGCGATGCGGAAGTTGTAATAATAGCCTATCCTTATATGAGCAATTTCAATGAATTTTATGCTTTAGCTAAATCTAATGCTCATGTATCCTTTGTGAGAAAGCCTAAAGAAATTGCCAAGGCTGATCTGGTAATTTTACCAGGTAGTAGGAACACTTTAGAATCGTTAAAATGGTTAGTTGAAAATGGATTCGTGGAGTATCTAAGACAAAAAACTAGGAATATTTTAGGTATTTGTGGTGGTTTTCAGCTTTTAGGTAAAAAGCTTGTAGATCCTTATGGAATTGAGGCTGGATATCCTATAGAATATGAAGGTTTAGGAGTATTTGACCTCCATATACACTATAACATGGCTAAAGTTATTTCCATGAGTTCTGGTGTTTCTGAATACGGCGAAATAAATGGTTATGAAATTAGAAGGGGAGTAGTAAAGTACCTAAACGAAAAGCCCTTACTTGAAATAACCTTGAGAAATGGTGAAAAAGTAAGTGTTGAAGATGGGGCAAGGAAAGGTAGGATTGTTGGGTTAAGTGTACACGGAAGTCTTTTTTCTGACGGAATGAAAAAATTACTGAAGGAATTCAATATTGATATTTACTCACAATCAATGGTAGACGAGATTCAACAGCAAGCAATTCGTGTAGAACAATTTTTAAGGAAATATTTACATATTGACGAAATAGTTGAAATTTATAAGCAATGA